Proteins from one Podospora pseudoanserina strain CBS 124.78 chromosome 1, whole genome shotgun sequence genomic window:
- a CDS encoding hypothetical protein (COG:S; EggNog:ENOG503P61G), with amino-acid sequence MGFFDSIANAFSRDGIATRILEKVPVVGYGVAGVQALAGNTEHAKRALATSTNSLITTAGAVGGMVVGGPAGAIAGGAAASTIGLGTEYAISTTINDKDVKGDVGEVTVQRVVTDMAIGGVSGLIGGGAGATAAGKAAGKAAIEATASTLAKTGFEGAAKVIITNVGKSAAGAVTTGSLASLVQGASKNVFNNTPNVKEPEPKPPKVRKVTQNQDARAKDLIQDLKAFVLQYPLYWLNDAYAQVHLYWDPVVIAGLPWDPANQAVQGQYQAFQQKKTGNPALNEKPLGQKIYEELKQIVDDHNNGVQLGGNKQKILDMIIKKEPGGFNAVWGEVESEMNLRNLRLQSFSELMILEVEFMD; translated from the exons ATGGGCTTCTTTGACTCAATCGCCAACGCCTTCTCCCGCGATGGCATCGCCACCCGCATCCTCGAAAAGGTGCCCGTCGTCGGCTACGGCGTCGCTGGAGTTCAAGCCCTAGCCGGCAACACAGAACATGCCAAACGAGCCCttgccaccagcaccaacagtCTAATCACCACGGCCGGTGCCGTCGGTGGTATGGTTGTCGGTGGACCAGCTGGTGCCATCGCAGGTGGTGCAGCAGCATCCACCATCGGCTTGGGCACTGAGTAcgccatcagcaccaccatcaacgacaAGGATGTCAAGGGCGATGTTGGGGAGGTCACCGTGCAGAGAGTTGTGACCGACATGGCCATCGGTGGTGTTTCTGGCTTGATTGGAGGCGGAGCTGGTGCCACTGCTGCAGGCAAGGCAGCAGGTAAAGCCGCGATTGAGGCCACGGCGTCGACGTTGGCCAAGACTGGTTTTGAGGGTGCTGCcaaggtcatcatcaccaatgtTGGAAAGAGTGCGGCGGGAGCTGTCACAACCGGTAGTTTGGCATCGCTTGTTCAGGGTGCTAGCAA AAacgtcttcaacaacacccccaacgTCAAGGAACCCGAGCCCAAGCCACCCAAAGTGAGAAAGGTGACGCAGAACCAAGACGCCAGGGCCAAGGATTTGATCCAGGACCTCAAGGCCTTTGTCCTCCAGTACCCTCTCTACTGGCTCAACGACGCCTACGCGCAAGTCCATCTCTACTGGGATCCCGTTGTCATTGCCGGCTTGCCTTGGGACCCAGCGAATCAAGCTGTGCAGGGACAGTATCAGGCCTTtcagcagaagaagacagGGAACCCAGCGTTGAACGAGAAGCCGTTAGGTCAAAAGATCTATGAGGAGCTCAAGCAGATTGTTGATGACCACAACAATGGAGTACAGCTTGGGGGGAACAAGCAGAAGATTCTGGACATGATTATCAAGAAGGAGCCTGGGGGATTTAATGCAGTTtggggtgaggttgagtCGGAGATGAATCTGAGGAATCTGAGGCTGCAGAGCTTCAGCGAGCTGATGATTTTGGAGGTTGAGTTTATGGATTAA
- a CDS encoding hypothetical protein (COG:Q; EggNog:ENOG503PGIZ) yields the protein MNISQHFMTKVQTATTILPGKLLRFLRLESLHTPRQRTHPHQQLSFQKALIQSIMASETNPETNPPVEPQAEPTATAAPVTWEGTIKDYFLPSDVDCMLNAGGFDLSNKDDVADNATKIYVRVKNKSMPKQMPPWTQQNPDPAHPLWTDEMCANFKTWMDNEFP from the exons ATGAACATATCTCAACATTTTATGACTAAAGTGCAGACAGCCACAACTATTTTACCAGGGAAGCTTCTCAGATTTCTCAGACTTGAATCTCTCCACACACCGAGACAAAGAacacatccccatcaacagcTATCATTCCAAAAAGCCCTCATCCAAAGCATCATGGCCTCAGAAACAAACCCAGAGACAAACCCCCCAGT CGAGCCCCAAGCTGAGCCAACAGCGACCGCCGCTCCTGTTACCTGGGAAGGCACCATCAAGGATTACTTCCTCCCGAGCGACGTGGATTGCATGCTCAACGCTGGTGGCTTCGATCTGAGCAACAAGGATGACGTGGCTGACAACGCCACCAAGATCTATGTGCGTGTGAAGAACAAGTCTATGCCGAAGCAAATGCCCCCCTGGACTCAGCAGAACCCAGACCCGGCGCACCCCCTCTGGACGGACGAAATGTGCGCCAACTTCAAGACCTGGATGGATAACGAGTTTCCATGA
- a CDS encoding hypothetical protein (EggNog:ENOG503NVU0; COG:Q; CAZy:AA1), whose product MGSFWVLVARLLGVTTLSTYEGLDRSQSPLQLTDSHSHVETSLVSTAAKDPLHFRPPGHRQDKGDGFDFKCDYRKMVGWEKCSTPEDRSCWLVNKKTGERFDINTDYENYYPTGTTREYFITVDKSNITADGYTFYGATVFNETYPGPWIQACWGDTVKVHVRNLNPDRGTSIHWHGIRQLNTMHMDGVNGITQCPIAPGSTFTYEWKVMQYGSSWYHSHYSEQYGDGAVGPITLHGPSSAPYDEAADIPLLMTDWRHGSLFPVGNMLEERWIQSILLNGIGNVTKFGARKVQNTSKIPKPYTLTFTADKVYEDEPPELEVPNSRPKRYLLRLINTSIGSTFIFSIDNHLLSIVSADFVPIYPYLNSSILVGIGQRYNVIVEANPRNNTKQPLDSNENYWIRTWVAPNCGAGVVINKDSKETYMQTGILRYNKSSTEDPESKPWTDISMACSDETATSLRPVLPWVVEDPINVMSTESKIQHMAVISGPPADPIPSFPQASYSFRNVSGGINGPNPLQINFSDPVFLNLDNDEPFKNKLWEIYPEGRPNQTDWVWLAITVDYSPDGDTSAHPIHLHGHDFAILQQAEKTTYVPENIHLNLINPPRRDVVLMPKSGFIIIAFKADNPGAWLLHCHIASHASQGLALQILERQADAAAMWPKASPAAQTAATLCSSWDSWVAASYTSTPTPLPDDSGI is encoded by the exons ATGGGGAGTTTCTGGGTGCTTGTTGCCCGTCTCCTTGGGGTCACGACTCTATCAACCTATGAGGGACTGGACCGCTCTCAATCACCTTTGCAGCTCACAGATTCACATTCGCACGTTGAGACCAGCTTGGTATCTACCGCAGCCAAAGATCCTCTCCACTTCAGACCACCAGGCCACCGACAAGACAAAGGTGATGGTTTCGACTTCAAATGCGACTACCGCAAAATGGTTGGATGGGAAAAATGCTCGACTCCTGAAGATCGCTCATGCTGGCTCGTCAACAAGAAGACAGGAGAAAGAttcgacatcaacaccgacTATGAGAATTATTATCCAACCGGTACAACACGCGAGTACTTCATCACTGTCGACAAGTCGAACATCACCGCCGACGGCTACACATTTTATGGAGCGACAGTCTTCAATGAAACGTACCCAGGGCCTTGGATCCAAGCATGCTGGGGTGATACTGTCAAGGTCCATGTCCGTAATCTCAATCCGGACCGCGGTACCAGCATTCATTGGCACGGCATTAGGCAGCTCAACACCATGCACATGGACGGTGTGAATGGAATCACCCAGTGCCCCATCGCACCAGGGAGCACTTTCACCTATGAGTGGAAGGTGATGCAATATGGCTCCTCATGGTATCACTCCCATTACAGTGAACAGTATGGTGACGGGGCAGTCGGACCAATT ACTCTTCATGGCCCGAGCAGCGCCCCCTATGATGAGGCGGCAGACATCCCGCTCCTGATGACAGACTGGAGACATGGCAGCCTATTTCCAGTTGGAAACATGCTCGAGGAAAGATGGATCCAGAGCATCTTGCTGAACGGGATTGGGAACGTGACCAAATTTGGGGCAAGGAAAGTTCAAAACACGAGTAAGATTCCGAAGCCTTACACTCTTACGTTCACAGCGGACAAAGTGTATGAGGATGAGCCGCCCGAGCTCGAGGTTCCGAACTCACGTCCCAAACGATACCTGCTGCGACTCATCAACACCTCGATTGGATCCACTTTTATCTTCTCCATCGACAACCACCTGCTTTCCATTGTCAGTGCTGACTTCGTTCCCATTTACCCCTACCTCAACTCGTCGATCCTGGTTGGAATCGGCCAACGATACAATGTTATTGTCGAAGCAAATCCAAggaacaacaccaaacagcCCCTTGACAGCAACGAAAACTACTGGATCAGAACGTGGGTCGCCCCGAACTgcggtgctggtgtggtCATCAACAAGGACAGCAAGGAGACATACATGCAAACGGGTATTCTGCGTTACAACAAGAGCAGTACGGAGGATCCAGAATCAAAACCATGGACAGATATTTCCATGGCCTGCTCGGATGAGACTGCCACCAGCTTGAGGCCCGTGCTGCCCTGGGTTGTCGAGGATCCGATCAATGTCATGTCAACAGAAAGCAAGATTCAGCACATGGCTGTGATCAGCGGCCCGCCGGCTGATCCGATTCCGAGTTTCCCCCAGGCCTCCTATTCTTTCAGAAACGTATCAGGGGGTATCAATGGCCCCAATCCACTCCAGATCAACTTCAGCGACCCAGTGTTCCTCAACCTGGACAACGACGAGCCGTTCAAGAACAAGCTCTGGGAAATCTACCCCGAAGGACGCCCCAACCAAACCGACTGGGTATGGCTAGCCATCACCGTGGACTATTCTCCTGATGGAGATACCAGTGCCCATCCAATCCACCTGCACGGACATGACTTTGCTATCCTCCAACAGGCCGAAAAAACCACCTACGTCCCTGAGAACATCCATCTgaacctcatcaaccctcctcgtcgtgatgtggtgttgatgcctAAGAGcggcttcatcatcattgcCTTCAAGGCTGACAATCCGGGAGCGTGGCTCCTTCATTGCCATATCGCCAGTCATGCCTCCCAAGGTCTGGCCCTGCAGATTCTGGAACGTCAGGCcgatgctgctgccatgTGGCCGAAGGCGAGTCCCGCTGCGCAGACTGCCGCTACGCTGTGCAGCAGTTGGGACTCTTGGGTTGCTGCGTCTTACACGTCCACGCCGACGCCTTTGCCTGATGATTCCGGAATTTGA
- a CDS encoding hypothetical protein (EggNog:ENOG503PWW9) has translation MSSHHEKAPQKKGSTQPHKHHEHHETGYTDEAAVECHDLIDRAEEEAHLHEPGSMYEPTTHPEKVHLANTSSSGKKSSSSSMPSSGSKTKKSGLEGSSSSTKESMKEGMGSMKESMKEGMGSMKDTMKDTMGKKK, from the exons ATGAGCAGCCACCACGAGAAAGCCCCCCAGAAGAAGGGTTCCACTCAGCCTCACAAGCACCACGAGCATCATGAGACAGGGTATACAGATGAAGCGGCTGTCGAGTGTCACGATTTGATCGATcgtgccgaggaagaggcccAC CTCCACGAGCCCGGATCCATGTACGAGCCAACAACTCACCCCGAGAAGGTCCACCTGGCGAATACTAGCTCTTCGGGAAAGAAGAGCTCCTCGTCAAGCATGCCGTCCTCGGGCAGCAAAACGAAGAAGTCCGGTTTGGAAGGATCTAGCAGCAGCACAAAGGAGAGCATGAAAGAAGGCATGGGGTCGATGAAGGAGAGCATGAAGGAGGGTATGGGCTCCATGAAGGATACCATGAAGGATACCATGGGCAAGAAGAAATAG
- a CDS encoding hypothetical protein (COG:S; EggNog:ENOG503P2P2) — protein MRPDQCTNTHGAMSPTTNPWFSLVIFSPHESYKVPTCQRTTNGVCPTSFARGPLPSNPSYIVDSFSSSLPQSKSQVIHFSHTGNGKLNTMCDSCRNLIPEDPEFSPGSQYKWVWESDTDCEICQFICSTATSIHPDLGSTDDLEAWVRLDERQNRFYFDFSGGYALQVYVKLGISPICSSSSNKQLSNSNNIFVDYDPDEGSDQPGLTPEDPIEFTRRCLEECEENHPECSQRTSDLQPTRLIYCAEGADQLQLVDSDDIGDVEYIALSYCWGSDGLFKTTLDNIDELREGFDLEALPQTLQDAIDVTRQLGMEYIWIDAICIIQDDTADWEQEAGRMAEVYGNARVTLAALSASTVTEGFLHLKRNPQVVTRELAGEDGETFLLVGKEGVKSGLHPQSLDRDNPWPGVGSFDDFLDPVQTRGWCFQEQVLSRRFIGFSSREVQWLCKTTMGCQCGPLDPDNGGSLRPRPPTLTMQDDAFAFWAEMISGYSRRGLTYQKDKLPAIAGLAREIQNTTGATYVGGIWIKDLTRSLNWVAREVNDVWACPDTYRAPSFSWASLDSPISMDPEDYLTGYVEVLEYSVEPKGQDPLGEINAASLTVSGYVHSATLMDSDDTVEGFEYDVRIKSSIRIARRYAMVRHDTELVRVQIADADGEVQWSIQRAREGEMPGEEEFRPQVTVLALCLGVDEANRAIEFLILAQCPSDLKTWERIGSVRVTESDPQPDSEEEEEELEFWNFDDFLEEITDENYKTTLTLV, from the coding sequence ATGAGACCAGATCAGTGCACCAACACACATGGCGCCAtgtcaccaaccaccaatcCCTGGTTTTCGTTGGTGATATTCTCGCCTCATGAATCCTATAAAGTCCCAACTTGCCAAAGAACGACCAACGGAGTTTGCCCAACCTCCTTCGCACGCGGACCACTGCCCTCAAACCCCAGTTATATCGTCGACagtttttcttcttctcttcctcagTCAAAGTCCCAAGTAATTCATTTCTCACACACCGGCAACGGCAAGTTAAACACCATGTGCGACAGCTGCCGCAACCTCATCCCAGAGGACCCAGAGTTCTCACCCGGTAGCCAATACAAATGGGTCTGGGAATCCGACACAGACTGCGAGATTTGTCAATTCATTTGTAGCACCGCGACATCAATCCACCCTGATCTAGGCTCAACCGACGACCTTGAAGCATGGGTGCGTCTAGATGAAAGACAGAACCGGTTCTATTTCGACTTCTCCGGCGGGTATGCCCTGCAGGTTTATGTCAAGCTCGGTATATCTCCCATTtgctcttcctcatcaaacAAACAATTGTCTAATTCTAATAATATCTTTGTAGACTACGATCCTGATGAAGGTAGTGACCAGCCAGGACTCACCCCCGAGGATCCAATCGAATTCACAAGAAGATGTCTTGAAGAGTGTGAAGAAAACCACCCTGAATGTTCCCAGCGCACCTCAGATCTCCAGCCAACACGCCTCATCTACTGCGCCGAAGGTGCTGATCAGCTCCAACTCGTGGACAGTGACGACATTGGCGACGTTGAATACATCGCTTTAAGCTACTGCTGGGGCTCGGACGGTCTCTTCAAAACTACCCTAGACAACATCGACGAGCTGAGAGAAGGGTTTGACCTTGAAGCCCTGCCGCAGACACTCCAAGACGCTATAGATGTCACACGCCAGTTGGGGATGGAGTACATCTGGATTGATGCAATCTGCATCATCCAAGACGACACAGCTGATTGGGAGCAAGAAGCTGGCAGGATGGCAGAGGTGTACGGGAATGCACGGGTTACTCTCGCTGCGTTGTCTGCGTCTACGGTGACAGAGGGGTTTCTTCACTTGAAAAGAAATCCACAGGTGGTGACCCGGGAGTtggctggtgaggatggtgaaaCGTTTCTGCTGGTTGGGAAAGAGGGAGTGAAAAGTGGCTTGCATCCCCAGAGTTTGGACCGCGATAACCCGTGGCCGGGTGTCGGCAGCTTTGATGACTTCTTGGATCCAGTGCAAACAAGAGGATGGTGCTTTCAGGAGCAGGTACTCTCTCGCCGGTTCATAGGCTTTTCCAGCAGGGAGGTACAATGGCTCTGCAAGACCACCATGGGTTGCCAGTGCGGACCACTTGATCCCGACAATGGAGGCAGCCTACGTCCCCGacctcccaccctcaccatgCAAGACGATGCGTTTGCTTTCTGGGCTGAAATGATCTCCGGCTATAGCCGCAGAGGTCTCACCTATCAGAAGGACAAGCTGCCCGCGATCGCAGGTCTGGCCCGTGAAATCCAGAACACCACTGGTGCCACTTACGTTGGTGGGATCTGGATAAAAGATCTGACTCGCAGCCTGAACTGGGTAGCTCGCGAAGTGAACGATGTCTGGGCGTGTCCCGACACCTACAGAGCGCCCTCTTTCTCCTGGGCTTCTCTAGATTCTCCGATATCCATGGACCCCGAAGACTATCTAACTGGATATGTCGAGGTGCTGGAGTACTCTGTCGAGCCGAAAGGTCAAGATCCCCTTGGGGAGATCAACGCTGCCAGTTTGACCGTCAGTGGATATGTGCATTCGGCCACCCTGATGGACAGTGATGATACCGTGGAGGGATTCGAATATGACGTCAGAATCAAGAGCAGCATCAGAATTGCCAGGAGGTACGCCATGGTTCGTCACGACACCGAGCTTGTCAGAGTTCAGATTGCGGACGCAGACGGGGAAGTGCAGTGGTCTATCCAGCGAGCCAGAGAAGGGGAGATgccaggagaggaggagttcaGACCTCAGGTGACTGTGCTAGCGCTCTGCTTGGGTGTGGATGAAGCAAACAGGGCTATTGAGTTTCTCATTCTGGCACAGTGTCCAAGTGACCTAAAGACGTGGGAAAGAATTGGGTCCGTGAGGGTCACCGAATCTGACCCACAGCCCGAttctgaggaggaagaggaggagctcgagtTTTGGAATTTTGACGATTTTCTTGAAGAGATCACGGACGAAAACTACAAAACGACCCTCACATTGGTATAG
- a CDS encoding hypothetical protein (EggNog:ENOG503PIPR; COG:S): MSDFQHRAMHHDGLYSTAAIHADHHHHQHHHAMHPPQTQPPMMDHCVTTCPYEEKIIQNGAVARMVLMFIRELVEHSSHQPRQSYACPMTRCHRPFPGPLQLIQHLLSCSEVSTGEFTCDKCNHWHTFPTSDKEWEQWAAVKTQQASGNEQGQVRRKRSLGSKIKGFATLTKRDPRKQNPAPDIHFKTEYSMDSRPSTAASSTPSTTFTSRCSEHHLHYQTHGHGNPTAFSTHHKPPLLPAGVPAIDGNGLFWPGFSADQLGNMPSSVPSVTPSSTLDTGSSKAISQNTSQTTLFTPSLNGFPPPVASVQVPTTMEQQQQYMFGTHASFNGIPSPVSAQPPPSAMVLDEPINMNGADLTPTELRSPVSNESLNHGWWGNKLGIETARAVPTTTGSGTCFQMQSPIGAIDGMMTRDVTSGLTTPTSPCRHASPFFPIPQSSAHPMSRALSHESMQAGMTPVYNSPGTNASHVDSLSPQTDHDPHSLSLRTPFEPAPEDLVCDECQWKPRGVRENLKGYLRKHKNTHKGLRLSCDVVGCTKTFSRLDNLKKHKKDKHGIEDSATGATCTQPPPKQMVEEFHGQHHHVEDEAEHKRPGTVDSEVRDMSGDYSMLWPALHF; encoded by the exons ATGTCGGATTTTCAACATCGAGCAATGCACCATGACGGACTCTACTCGACGGCAGCTATACACGctgaccatcaccatcaccaacatcaccatgcCATGCATCCTCCACAGACACAGCCGCCGATGATGGATCACTGCGTGACGACTTGCCC GTATGAGGAAAAGATAATACAGAATGGCGCAGTGGCACGTATGGTGCTCATGTTCATTCGGGAACTCGTCGAGCATtcctctcatcaaccacGGCAGAGTTATGCATGCCCCATGACGAGGTGCCACAGGCCCTTCCCCGGGCCGCTCCAACTCATTCAACACCTCCTATCCTGCTCGGAGGTTTCGACCGGCGAGTTCACCTGCGACAAGTGTAACCATTGGCACACATTTCCCACCAGCGATAAGGAATGGGAACAATGGGCGGCCGTGAAGACACAGCAAGCTTCTGGGAATGAGCAAGGGCAGGTGCGGAGGAAGCGGAGTCTTGGTTCGAAAATCAAGGGTTTTGCTACTCTGACCAAAAGAGATCCGCGCAAACAAAATCCCGCCCCGGATATCCATTTCAAGACCGAGTACTCGATGGACAGTCGGCCGAGTACCGCGGCgtcctcaaccccaagcaCCACATTTACAAGCCGATGTTCTGAACATCATCTGCATTACCAAACCCATGGCCACGGAAATCCCACGGCCTTTTCCACTCACCATAAGCCACCTTTGCTACCTGCGGGTGTACCAGCAATCGATGGCAATGGTTTGTTTTGGCCAGGGTTTAGTGCTGACCAACTTGGGAACATGCCTTCTAGTGTTCCATCTGTCACACCTTCATCTACACTGGACACCGGTTCTTCGAAGGCGATCTCCCAAAACACTTCTCAGACCACGCTGTTCACACCTAGCTTGAACGGATTCCCACCTCCTGTGGCGTCTGTCCAGGTCCCAACAACTATggaacagcaacagcagtaTATGTTTGGCACACACGCATCGTTTAATGGAATACCATCTCCAGTATCCGcccagccaccaccctccgCAATGGTGTTGGATGAACCCATAAACATGAACGGGGCAGACCTAACACCAACCGAACTTCGCTCGCCGGTATCAAATGAAAGCCTGAACCACGGCTGGTGGGGAAACAAGCTTGGAATCGAAACAGCCCGAGCAGTGCCTACTACCACCGGATCGGGTACCTGCTTCCAGATGCAGTCTCCGATTGGTGCCATTGATGGGATGATGACTAGAGACGTCACAAGCGGTCTTACAACGCCCACCTCGCCATGTCGACACGCATCACCGTTCTTCCCGATTCCGCAATCCTCCGCCCATCCGATGTCACGAGCTCTCAGCCACGAATCGATGCAAGCAGGCATGACGCCGGTTTACAACTCACCAGGGACAAACGCCAGTCATGTGGATTCCTTGTCACCGCAGACAGACCACGATCCTCACTCTCTGTCGCTCCGAACACCCTTTGAGCCGGCACCGGAGGATCTAGTCTGTGATGAGTGTCAATGGAAGCCCCGAGGCGTGAGGGAGAATTTGAAGGGGTATTTACGGAAGCATaaaaacacacacaaagggttgaggttgtcgtgTGATGTGGTGGGTTGCACGAAGACGTTTAGTCGGTTGGATAATCTCAAGAAACATAAGAAGGACAAGCATGGGATCGAAGACTCGGCTACAGGGGCGACTTGTACGCAACCACCTCCAAAgcagatggtggaggagtttcatgggcaacatcatcatgtggaggatgaggcggagCATAAGCGGCCGGGAACGGTGGACTCGGAGGTACGGGATATGTCGGGAGATTATTCGATGCTTTGGCCGGCATTGCACTTTTGA